The Methylobacterium sp. PvR107 genome contains a region encoding:
- the hisB gene encoding imidazoleglycerol-phosphate dehydratase HisB, with translation MRSATISRKTAETDIAVTVSLDGTGRSTIATGIGFLDHMLDLLARHALFDLDVKVDGDLHIDQHHSAEDCGIALGQAFAKALGDKRGVTRYADIHLPMDEALTRVCVDISGRPFLVFRTAFRVEKIGNFDTELVREWFQAFAMNAGLTLHVETLYGDNAHHIAESCFKGLARALRKAVAIDPREEGRVPSTKGSL, from the coding sequence ATGCGCAGCGCCACCATCAGCCGGAAGACCGCGGAGACCGATATCGCGGTCACGGTCTCGCTCGACGGGACCGGGCGATCGACGATCGCGACCGGCATCGGCTTCCTCGACCACATGCTGGATCTGCTGGCGCGGCACGCCCTGTTCGATCTCGACGTGAAGGTCGACGGCGATCTCCACATCGACCAGCACCATTCGGCCGAGGATTGCGGCATCGCGCTGGGCCAGGCCTTCGCCAAGGCGCTCGGCGACAAGCGCGGCGTCACGCGCTACGCCGACATCCACCTGCCCATGGACGAGGCGCTGACCCGCGTCTGCGTCGATATCTCCGGTCGACCGTTCCTCGTGTTCCGCACCGCCTTCCGGGTGGAGAAGATCGGCAATTTCGACACCGAACTGGTGCGCGAGTGGTTCCAGGCCTTCGCGATGAATGCCGGGCTGACGCTGCATGTCGAGACCCTCTACGGCGACAACGCGCACCACATCGCCGAGAGCTGTTTCAAGGGACTGGCGCGCGCCTTGCGGAAGGCAGTGGCGATCGATCCGCGCGAGGAGGGGCGCGTTCCCTCCACGAAGGGCTCCCTGTAG
- a CDS encoding S-methyl-5'-thioadenosine phosphorylase: protein MTAAVLGVMGGSGVYDLPGLEDVREERVASPWGEPSDALRIGRIGDTKVVFLARHGRGHRLSPSGINYRANIDALKRAGVTDLVALSACGSFREELPPGLFVLVDQFVDRTHGRDSSFFGDGCVAHVSLAHPVGPGLQARIANAARAEDIAVHRGGTYVCMEGPQFSSLAESRAYRAQGFDVIGMTNMPEAKLAREAEITYATIAMVTDYDCWHPGHDAVDVASVIAVARANADKAARLVSRLAQDFPAEREPCPAGSHRALDGAIMTAPSVRDPALLAKLEAVAGRVLHQ, encoded by the coding sequence ATGACGGCAGCGGTCCTCGGGGTGATGGGTGGGTCCGGCGTCTACGACCTGCCCGGACTGGAAGACGTGCGCGAGGAGCGGGTCGCCTCACCCTGGGGCGAGCCGTCGGATGCCTTGCGCATCGGGCGGATCGGCGACACCAAGGTCGTGTTCCTGGCCCGGCACGGGCGGGGGCACCGGCTCTCGCCGTCCGGCATCAACTACCGCGCCAATATCGACGCGCTGAAGCGGGCCGGGGTCACCGATCTCGTCGCGCTCTCGGCCTGCGGCTCGTTCCGCGAGGAATTGCCGCCGGGCCTGTTCGTGCTCGTCGACCAGTTCGTCGATCGCACGCACGGGCGCGACTCCTCGTTCTTCGGCGATGGCTGCGTCGCCCACGTCTCCCTGGCCCATCCCGTCGGGCCGGGCCTGCAGGCGCGGATCGCGAACGCCGCCAGGGCGGAGGACATCGCGGTGCATCGCGGCGGCACCTATGTCTGCATGGAAGGACCGCAATTCTCGTCGCTCGCCGAATCCCGGGCCTACAGGGCGCAGGGCTTCGACGTGATCGGCATGACCAACATGCCCGAGGCCAAGCTCGCCCGCGAGGCGGAGATCACCTACGCGACCATCGCGATGGTCACCGATTACGATTGCTGGCACCCGGGCCACGACGCCGTGGACGTGGCCTCGGTCATCGCGGTCGCCCGCGCCAACGCCGACAAGGCGGCCCGGCTGGTGTCCCGGCTGGCACAGGACTTCCCGGCCGAGCGCGAGCCCTGCCCGGCGGGCTCGCATCGGGCCCTCGACGGGGCGATCATGACCGCGCCGTCTGTCCGCGACCCCGCGCTGCTGGCCAAGCTCGAGGCTGTGGCCGGTCGGGTGCTGCACCAATAG
- a CDS encoding cytochrome c1: protein MMMTRVLPTKAAAALAVLLIGAAAPVGAQEGHGGPIPARVNWSFAGVFGRFDTAQLQRGFQVYKEVCSACHSMKLVSFRNLAQEGGPDFNAGQVKALAATYQVKDGPNDSGEMFDRPARPADTLPPPFPNDQAAAAANGGKAPPDFSVIAKARTFSRGSLYFLTDWLPFIGYSEQGPDYIHALLNGYEEPPKDFAVPDGGHYNKYYPGHIIAMPPPITDGQVSYPKTDQGQPVVPETVDQYGKDVAAFLMWTAEPHMMDRKALGFRVILFLIVLSGLLYYVKKKVWADVGGEVHGLQPELHKTY from the coding sequence ATGATGATGACCCGCGTCCTCCCGACCAAAGCTGCTGCCGCCCTGGCGGTCCTGCTGATCGGCGCCGCAGCGCCGGTCGGCGCCCAGGAAGGCCATGGCGGCCCGATCCCAGCCCGCGTCAACTGGAGCTTCGCCGGCGTGTTCGGCCGCTTCGACACCGCGCAGCTGCAGCGCGGCTTCCAGGTCTACAAGGAAGTCTGTTCCGCCTGCCATTCGATGAAGCTGGTTTCCTTCCGCAACCTCGCGCAGGAGGGCGGCCCGGATTTCAACGCCGGTCAGGTCAAGGCCCTGGCGGCGACCTATCAGGTGAAGGACGGGCCCAACGATTCCGGCGAGATGTTCGACCGGCCCGCCCGACCGGCCGACACTTTGCCGCCGCCCTTCCCGAACGATCAGGCGGCGGCCGCGGCCAACGGCGGCAAGGCGCCGCCCGACTTCTCGGTGATCGCCAAGGCGCGGACCTTCTCCCGTGGCTCGTTGTACTTCCTGACCGACTGGCTTCCGTTCATCGGCTATTCGGAACAGGGCCCCGACTATATCCACGCGTTGCTCAACGGCTACGAGGAGCCGCCGAAGGATTTTGCGGTTCCGGATGGCGGCCACTACAACAAGTACTATCCCGGCCACATCATCGCGATGCCGCCGCCGATCACCGACGGGCAGGTGAGCTATCCGAAGACCGACCAGGGCCAGCCTGTCGTCCCCGAGACGGTCGACCAGTACGGCAAGGACGTCGCGGCCTTCCTGATGTGGACGGCCGAGCCGCATATGATGGACCGGAAGGCCCTCGGCTTCCGGGTGATCCTGTTCCTGATCGTGCTGTCGGGGCTGCTCTACTACGTGAAGAAAAAGGTCTGGGCCGATGTCGGCGGCGAGGTCCACGGACTTCAGCCGGAACTGCACAAGACGTACTGA